The Microbacterium luteum nucleotide sequence GTGCAGCTGGAGGCCATCCGCATGGACCCGCGCTTCGCGGGCGGCGACTACTACGACGCCGGCGACGGCAACGGACCGACGCGTGGGCTGTCACTCGCGCGACGCATGGCGCTTCTGAACTACCGCTCCCCCACGGAGCTCAACCAGCGGTTCCAGCGATCATGGCAGTCCGGAGTCAGCCCGCTCGGGCACGGAGGCCGGTTCGCGGTCGAGTCGTATCTCGACTTCCACGGCAACAAGTTCACGCGACGCTTCGACGCCAACACCTACATCACGCTCGTCGAGGCGATGAACTCCCACGACGTCGGCCGGGACCGCGGCGGCATCGACGCGGCGCTCGCGCGCGTGACGGCGACGACGCTGGTGCTCGGCATCGACAGCGACCGCCTCTTCCCCGTCGACGGTCAGCACCGTATCGCCGCGGGCATCGCGAACGCGCTCGACGGCGATCGTGCCGCGGTGATCACGAGCGACTTCGGCCACGACGCCTTCCTCATCGAGACGCCCGTCGTCTCCGCGCACCTGCGTCGCCTCCTGGACTGACATCTCCGGCCCATCGAGCGTGCGTCGCGCACGGCGGTGCCGCGGGCATCCGCTGGCGTGAGTCCTACTCCGCGTCGTCGATGGCGGACTCGAGGCGCTCGATCTTCGCGTCGAGCTCGCCGGAGTACCCGGGCCGGATGTCGGCCTTCAGCACGAGCGAGACCCGTGATCCGAAGGGCATGACGGCTTCGGTGGCGGCCTTCACGACGCCCATGACCTCGTCCCACTCCCCCTCGATCTCGGTGAACATCGAGGTGGTGCGGTGAGGCAGTCCGCTGTCGCGGACGATCCGGACCGCCGCGGCGACGGCGTCGTGCACCGAGCCGTCGACGTTTCCGGTGCCGCTCGGCGCGACGGAGAAGGCGATGAGCATGGGAGTCTCCAGACGGTCAGGTCGCCGCGACGGTCACGGCGACGGATGTGCGGACGCGGGCGGTGCGGGTGACCGCCCACGCGAGCAGAACGACGAGGAGCACATTGCGCAGTGTCAGCAGCGCCACGGACACGGGCTCGGCGACGAGGATGCCGCCGTAGACGAGCGGATACACGAC carries:
- a CDS encoding thiamine-binding protein gives rise to the protein MLIAFSVAPSGTGNVDGSVHDAVAAAVRIVRDSGLPHRTTSMFTEIEGEWDEVMGVVKAATEAVMPFGSRVSLVLKADIRPGYSGELDAKIERLESAIDDAE